The following are from one region of the Microcoleus sp. bin38.metabat.b11b12b14.051 genome:
- a CDS encoding glycosyltransferase family 2 protein, whose product MNNEKVSVIIPALNAADTLAEAVASVINGTHKHLEILIVDDYSTDDTGKIGGEFAQQDSRIQYFRNPQTYGVSKSRNLMISRATGEYVAFLDSDDTWEPNKLEVCLNMLRDNPEVKAVAHALRYLDKRGNKLSYVPTYPTTQAQMQEIKETGESPWVFPSSVVVDRSILLQEGGFAEDWQVGEDTELFTKIAQKHGLLASKEPLGNYRIRGNSLTDKHWLKKRIAADCVKENQQRRLRGEKELSLGEYEQICFKNLPLLKRLNKFREVLALHYMRKVGQSLLNREVVPILIYGIATTVLNPVATVNKWKWMKSQEKLSNQPTEGLRHSTELTPQRQSQIRGFS is encoded by the coding sequence ATGAACAACGAAAAAGTCAGTGTAATTATTCCTGCATTGAATGCAGCAGACACTCTGGCCGAGGCAGTTGCCTCCGTAATCAATGGTACCCACAAGCATCTAGAAATTTTAATTGTTGATGACTACTCTACTGACGATACTGGCAAAATTGGTGGTGAATTTGCTCAGCAAGATTCCAGAATTCAATACTTCCGCAATCCCCAAACTTACGGGGTTTCTAAATCCAGAAATTTAATGATATCTCGGGCGACGGGCGAGTACGTAGCGTTTCTTGACAGCGATGATACCTGGGAACCCAACAAACTAGAAGTTTGTTTGAATATGCTCCGAGACAATCCCGAAGTCAAAGCCGTGGCTCATGCTTTGCGGTATTTAGACAAGCGCGGCAATAAGTTAAGTTATGTTCCCACCTATCCTACAACTCAAGCTCAAATGCAGGAAATTAAGGAGACAGGGGAAAGTCCTTGGGTGTTCCCGTCTTCTGTTGTAGTCGATCGCTCCATTCTGCTGCAAGAAGGCGGTTTTGCAGAAGATTGGCAGGTGGGAGAAGATACAGAATTATTTACCAAAATTGCTCAAAAGCACGGCTTGCTGGCATCCAAAGAGCCTTTAGGAAATTATCGAATTAGAGGCAACTCTCTCACAGACAAGCACTGGCTGAAAAAGCGCATAGCGGCTGATTGTGTCAAGGAAAACCAACAGCGGCGCTTGCGGGGAGAAAAAGAGTTATCGCTGGGCGAGTACGAACAAATATGCTTTAAAAATTTGCCACTGCTGAAACGGCTTAACAAATTCCGAGAAGTTTTGGCACTGCACTACATGAGAAAGGTAGGACAAAGTTTGTTGAATAGGGAAGTGGTGCCGATTCTTATTTATGGCATCGCTACCACAGTGCTCAACCCCGTCGCTACTGTCAACAAGTGGAAATGGATGAAATCTCAGGAAAAGTTGAGTAATCAACCCACTGAAGGCCTGCGTCATTCGACTGAATTAACCCCCCAGAGACAGTCGCAAATCCGAGGGTTTTCGTAA
- a CDS encoding DUF1350 family protein: MDWQEISGNWVLIPSKPIAIVHFLGGAFVATAPQLTYRWLLEALGSQGYVVVATPFVNTLDHIAIARDVLNKFENALDRLRATKLLKSSYLPVYGMGHSMGCKLHLLIGSVFDVERAGNILISFNNYAASEAIPIVEQISPVFKVEFTPSPQDTNRLVQDSYQIRRNLLVKFNGDNIDQTLLLTTLLKQRFPDMITVQTLIGNHQTPLGQDVSWPVGQIFTPIDAIGQWVKQEVYRELNQLKRTILLWLNPLSRV; encoded by the coding sequence ATGGACTGGCAAGAAATTTCAGGAAACTGGGTATTAATTCCTTCTAAACCGATCGCGATCGTACATTTTCTCGGCGGTGCGTTTGTGGCGACTGCACCCCAACTCACCTATCGCTGGCTGTTAGAGGCTTTGGGAAGTCAAGGATATGTCGTGGTAGCAACGCCGTTTGTCAATACTTTGGATCACATTGCGATCGCCCGCGATGTCCTCAACAAATTTGAAAATGCTCTCGATCGGCTGCGCGCGACTAAATTGCTCAAATCTTCGTATCTGCCAGTTTACGGTATGGGACACAGCATGGGATGCAAACTCCACTTGCTGATCGGTTCAGTGTTTGACGTAGAAAGAGCCGGCAATATTCTGATTTCTTTCAACAATTATGCAGCCTCCGAAGCGATTCCGATCGTCGAGCAAATTTCCCCCGTCTTTAAGGTAGAGTTTACCCCTTCCCCACAAGACACCAATCGCCTCGTGCAAGATAGCTATCAAATCCGGCGCAATCTTTTAGTCAAATTTAACGGCGACAACATCGACCAAACCCTGCTTTTAACTACTCTGCTAAAACAGAGATTTCCCGACATGATTACAGTTCAGACACTGATCGGCAACCATCAAACGCCCTTAGGTCAAGATGTTAGCTGGCCTGTCGGTCAAATTTTTACACCCATCGACGCGATCGGTCAATGGGTCAAACAAGAAGTCTATCGAGAATTAAATCAATTAAAACGCACAATTCTGCTCTGGCTCAACCCCTTGTCCCGCGTTTAA